ATCAACCAAGGTACCATCTACATCTAGAAAAATAATTTTTGACATTTCTTCACCTCATGTTTTTCTTAATTCTAGTATAGTATGTATTTATAGAAAAAAATAGTGAAAAAATGTGACAAAGTGATACTATTCTATGAAAAAAACTAGACACATGGGTCTAGTTTTCCTGCAATAATTGATACAAAGAACCCATTAGGTTCGCATCACCGCCAAATTTACATGGTAAAATTTCCACCGGAGTAATCATAGCCCCTACAAAAGGCAGGCCTGCTAGCAGGTCTCTATATTGCTTTTCAATTTCTTGGAGCAAAATAGGCTGGGCGCTAATGCCTCCCCCGATTACAACCCTCTGGGTATCGATAATCGCTTGGGTATTATAAATGAGAATAGCCAAGTATTTACAAAATTGCTTAAAGATAGCAAGAGCTTCTTCATTTCCTGCGTTAATGTACTCAAATACTTTTCGGCCGTCCTTCTTATCTGGCAAGCCAAGTACATCTGCAATTTTCCCAATCATTTGCACAGGCGAATAACGGAAACCAGCACCGTGTTCACCATCTGGATGTTCATCATTTGGAAGGAGAAAACTGAATTCTCCAGCCTGGAAATGGTGGCCCTGCAAGAGATGATTATTCAAAATAATCCCTCCTCCAAGCCCTGTTCCAAGGACAAGAGCCATACCATTTTCAACGTCTGCTAAATTTCCCTGCCATTTTTCAGCTAGGGCAGCAGCCTTGCCATCATTGATAGCGACGACAGATTTGCCACTCAAATTCTTCATGAAATCTGCGATAGGAAATTGATGAAGATAGGTCAGCGCTCCACCATAATAAACGACTCCCTCCCGGCTATCTACCTTGCCTGGACAGGAAATGGCAATTCCTTCCAGCTCCTCGTTATCCGCAATCTCACGATAGATAGACTCCAGCGCCAGCTTCATTGCTTCCAAGTCTGAAGGTGTTGGTCTATCCTTCTTATAAAGTAGCTCCCCGGTCTCTAACAGCACCCCA
The sequence above is a segment of the Streptococcus suis genome. Coding sequences within it:
- a CDS encoding ROK family protein; translated protein: MKKYLSIDIGSTLIKYGVLLETGELLYKKDRPTPSDLEAMKLALESIYREIADNEELEGIAISCPGKVDSREGVVYYGGALTYLHQFPIADFMKNLSGKSVVAINDGKAAALAEKWQGNLADVENGMALVLGTGLGGGIILNNHLLQGHHFQAGEFSFLLPNDEHPDGEHGAGFRYSPVQMIGKIADVLGLPDKKDGRKVFEYINAGNEEALAIFKQFCKYLAILIYNTQAIIDTQRVVIGGGISAQPILLQEIEKQYRDLLAGLPFVGAMITPVEILPCKFGGDANLMGSLYQLLQEN